GGTAGTTGAAGATGCTGGAGTACTTCGCCTTCCCCGACAGCAGCTCGGCCACGAGCTCCGCGCGATCGACGCCGAGCGTCTCCGTGCCGCAGTAGATGTACAGCCCATGCCCGGCCTCGTCCTGCACCTTGGCGATGAGCGACATCTTCCGCCGCAGGCTCGGCGCGCGCGTGATCCAGTTCCCCTCCGGCAGCATGCCGACGATCTCGGAGTGGGCGTGCTGGCTCATCATGCGCACGAGCTGCTTGCGGTAGCGCTCGGGCATCCAATCCTTCGGCTCGATCGTCTCCCCGGCCGCGATGCGCGCCTCGAACTCGGCGAGTCGGGCGCTCTCGTCGGCGGGGATGCTCTCGGGCGTGGCCAGCGTGCTCACGGGCGATGCTCCGGCTACTGGGATCTCGGGACGCTTCCGTTCGACGTTAAATATAGCCGACCCTCCCCTGGTATAGAGCCGACGCCCGCGAGAGTTCCATGACCGTGCCCCCCGCATCGCCCCTCCACGCGCTCCCGGCATACGGGCGCGTCGTCGTCGACGTGCACGACGGCGTGGCCACCGTGCGCTTCGGCCACCCGAAGGGGAACTCGCTCCCCGCCGCGCTGCTGCGCGACCTCGCCGAGCGCGTCGCCGACGCCGGCCGCCAGCGCGACGTGCGCGTCATCGTGCTGCGCAGCGACGGCCCCGGCCCGTTCTGCGCCGGCGCGTCGTTCGACGAGCTGACGGCGATCGCGGACGCCGACGCGGGCAAGGAGTTCTTCCTCGGCTTCGCGCGCGTCATCCTCGCCATGCTGCGCTGCCCGCAGTTCGTCGTCGCGGCGGTGCACGGCAAGGTCGCCGGCGGCGGCGTCGGTCTCGTCGCAGCGTCGGACTACTCGGTCGCGGTGACGACGGCGGCGTGCAAGCTGAGCGAGCTCGCCGTCGGCATCGGCCCGTTCGTCGTCGGCCCGGTGATCGAGCGCAAGATCGGCCTCGCCGCGTTCCAGGGCATGGCGGTGGACGCCGACTGGCGCGACGCGCGGTGGGCGCACACGCACGGGCTCTACACGCAGCTCGCCGAGACGCCGATGGAGCTCGAGGAGCGCGTGCAGGTGCTCGCCGCACGCCTCGCCGCGTCGAACCCCGAGGCCATGGCGCTCATCAAGCGCGCCGCGTGGTCCGGCACCGACGACTGGGACGAGCTGCTCGCGCGCCGCGCCGAGATGAGCGGGCGGCTCGTGCTGTCGGACTTCACGCGGAACGCGATCGCGAAATTCAAGAACCGGTGAGTCGCTGCGTGGCTGCGTGACCGCCTAACGGTACGCAGCCACGCAGCCACGCAGCTACGCCGTATAGATCGCCCGCGCCGCGTCCTGGAAGCTCTCGCGGAAGCGCCCCGCGACCACGCGCACCGTCGCCTCGAGCCCCACGTCGTACAGCCGGTGCGCGGCGTGCAGCAGCGTGGTGACGTCGAACGGCGTGCCCTGGCGGCGCGCGAGGTATTCCTCGACGGCGGTGAGGTAGCCCATCATGCCGCCGAGCTCCGGGTGGCAGTAGACCTTCCCCGCGCCGAGCAGCACGCGCTCGTTCGCCGCGTTAGGCATGGCGAGGTTCTCCGAGCCGCAGACGACCCGCACGTGCGGGTTCGCGGCGATCGCGTGGACGGCCGCGTCGTCGAGCGAGCCGCCGGCGGCGTTGACGAGCACCGCGTCCACCGGCAGCGCCAGCGCCTCGAGCTTCCGCTCCGCGGGCCACGCGCTCACACCGCGCTCCGCGAGACGGGCCCGCGCGTCGGGCGACGGCTCCACGGCGGTGATCGATCCGACGCCGGTCTCCAACAGCCGCTCGGTGATCCGGCGGCCGATGTTGCCCGCGCCTAACAGCGCGACGCGCGCGCGCTCCATCGGCACGCCGGCGCCGGCGAGCATGCCGCGCAGCAGCTGGAAGTTGCCCTCCGCCGTCGGCGCCGAGGTGTCCGCGGTGACGCTGCCGTCGAACCGCGCATGCATGTAGGCGAGCGACGTCGTGCGGCCGTCGCTCATGGCGCCGTGCCCGAGGTCCTGGCCGGTGACGACCTGGATGTCGCCCGACGCGTTCACGTCGCGCAGGCACTGCACGGCGAAGTCGAGCAGCTCGTGGTCGCGCGGCTGGCCCACCCGCGCCTCCGGCGTCGGCAGCAGCACGCACTTGCCGCCCACGATGCGGTCGAGGTGCCGTCGCCCGAGCGGGCCGGCGACGCGGAGCACGCGCGACCAGTACACCTTCTCCTCCATGCCGACCGCGAGCTCGATCGCCTCGCGGTCGTTGTCGTAGCCGGGCAGCGCGGCGCGGCTGGGCGGGGCGATGCGGAAGCCGCCGAGCGACATGCGCTCCGAGCCGGGCGCGGCGAGCGTCGCCACGCTGAGGCTCCAGCCGGCGTCGGGCTCGTGGTAGCGGTACACCCACACGTCGGGCGCGGACGGGGTCGCGAGCGCCGGGTCGATGCGGCGCGCCTCGTCGGGGTCGAGCAGCTCGGCCCGGAGGTGCGGCAGGCCGAAACGGACGGAAACGGTCACGGTCGTGATCTCGGAGACGAGAGAGTTCGTACGATCCTCGTACAATCTACTCGCGGGCATGGCTCGGCCGCAGAGGACTGCTGCTGACGCCCTCTGCGGCCCTCTGCGTCCTCTGCGGTTCGATTCGCCGAGCCGCCGTGAGTCAGCGCGCGGACGCCGTACGCAGCCCGATCTTGTCGCGCGCGATCCGCTCTCCGGCCGGGATCGACCAGTCGCCGAGCGCCGCCCACCACGCGTCGGCGCGCACCCCGGCCGGACGGACGCGACGGTGCACCCCGGCGAAGTTGCGCAGCTCGTAGATCCACACCGCCGGCGCGTCGTCCGTCAGCGTGTCGTATGCACGGGCGTAGAGCTGCTTCTGCTGCGCCGGGTCGAACGCGAGCGCGGCCGAGTCGATGAGCGCGTCGAACGCGCGGCTGGCGTAGCCCGCGACGTTCGGGCTCCCCGGCGCGTTCGCCGCCGCCGAGCCCCACGACTGCCGCACCGTCGACGGCGACGGATCCGCGTGCCACGCATGCAGCATCGCGTCGAACTTGTGCGTGCCCAGGCGCTGCATCATCGCGTTCGGCTCCAGCTGCTCGATCGTCACCTTCGCGCCGATCTGCTTCAGCTGCTCCTGCAGCAGCACCGCGAGCCGGATGCGCACCTGGCTCGTCGTCGGCACCATGAGCCCGAACGCGAGCGGCTTGCCGCTCTTCGCGCGCACCGAGTCCGGCCCCATGCGCCAGCCCAACGAGTCGAGCGTGCGCGCCGCCGCGGCGAGATCGTGCGTGATCGCGCCGTGCGGCTTGCCGTCGAGCGCGCGCGGCGCGGGGCCCGTCGCCACGTACGCGAGCGTGTCGAGCGCGCTGCGCACGAGGCCCTCACGGTCGATCGACTCGGCGAGCGCCCGACGCAGCGCGCGATCGGCGAACATGCCGCCCCGCACGTTGAACAGCAGGAACCCGACGTCGAGCGACGCGTACGGCATCGCGCGCAGCGACGCCTTCGACGCCACCTGCCCGATCGCGTCGCCGCGCAGCATCTCCCACAGGTCCGCCTCGCCCGAGAGCAGCTTCGCCGTCGCCGCCGCCGGATCCGGCGCGAACGACCAGATCACGCGATCGAGCTTCGGGCGCCCGCGCCAGTTCGTCGTGTCGGCCACGATCTCGATGCGCTGGTTCGGCTCCCAGCGCACGAAGCGGAAGCGCCCCGTGCCCACCGGCTGCCGCGCGAACGGCGTCGTGCGCAGCGCCGCGTGCGGCGTGCCGCCTAACAGATGCTGCGGCAGCACGTAGACGTTGTACACGAAGTCGAAGAACTGCTCCGGGCGGCGCGACTTGAAGTGCACCACCGCAGTGAGCGAGTCGGGCGCGTCCACGGATGCGACGTTCTGCAGCAGCTCCGTCGCCGGCGAGCCGGTCGCCGGATCCGCGTAGACCTCGTAGCTGAACTTCACGTCCGCCGCGCGCACCGGCGTGCCGTCGTGCCACCGCGCGCGCGGATCGAGCGCGAACCGCACCGACAGCGAGTCGCCGGACCACGTCCAGCTCTTCGCGAGCCGCGGGGCGAACGCGGCGTCGCCCACCGTGTTCATCGTGCTGTCGATCTCCGCCAGCCGGTCGAAGAGCTGCGACGTGATCTGCGCCGCCTGCAGGCTCGCGACGAGCGGCGGCAGCAGGATGTCGGCGTCGCCGGCCGTCGCGATCACGAGCGTGCCGCCGACGTCCCCCGCGCCGCTCCCCGACCCGGCGCCGCTCGCGGGTCGGTCGCGTCCACACGCGGCGAGGGCGAGGAGCGCGGCGGCGCTCATGGAGAGGCGGGCGCGGCGCGACGGCGAGCGGAGGATGGAAGTGGACATCGGAGGCGGCGGGGCCCTACGGCTGAGGTCGGTTTGCCTGGGACGTGCGCTGGGTCACACGGGAGGACGCCCCCACCCGTGACCGGGTCACGGACCGTCTCGTCGTTTCGCCAGTGGGACGTCCCACGCCCCGGCCCGCCGCCACCCAGCCTCAAGTTCCCGGCAAGGAGCGCCGAGACTGCCGCCAGAGGTATGGCTCCAGCACGTGGTGGACTGGGCGGCTTTGGGGGCGGGACGCGAACGACCGAGCAGGACGGGGTGACGCACGATGCCCCGCAACCCATGCCCATGGAGTTGGAACTCGTATGACTGGACTTCGCACCGCTCGACTCGCTGTCGTCGCCGCCGCCGTGGTCGCCCTCGGCGCGTGCGATGACGCGTCCCGGACGCAGCTCAGCCCCAGCATCCCTTCGCTCTCGTCGTCGTCCACGGCGGTGCGCGTCGCCACCGTGCAGCGTCGCACGCCGCTCGGCGACGACGTCACGCGCCGCGTGGTCGTCGACCGCAACGGCGCGGTGATCCGCCTCGATGCCGCGGGGCTGAAGGTGAAGGTGCCGAGCAACGCGCTCCCCGCGGGCACCGAGTCGCTCGAGATCACCGTCACGGCGATCGCGGGTTCGCAGTTCGCGTACGAGTTCGAGCCGTCGGGCGCGACGTTCACGCGACCGCTGGAGATCGAGCAGGACATCCGCGACGCCGTGGTCGACGGGCACGACGGCGGCTCGCCGATCGTGTCGTACTTCAAGACGCGCAGCGACGTCGACGCGGCGGCCGGCACGGCCAACTCGTTCGAGGATCTCAACACCAGCATGGACGTGCGCGGCCACAAGCTGCGCACCGACATCTGGCACTTCTCCGGCTACATCGTCTCCTGGGGCCGCCACTGACGCAGCCCCCGCGGCGGCGCGCGTTCGACTGAGCGCGTCGCCGCCCCCACCTCTCGATGACGCGCCCACTCTCCTCCGACCCGGTCTTCGGCAAGCCTCTCGCGGCGGCGCCCGTGCGTCGCACGCCCGAGGAGCTGCTCGATGCCGCGCGGTCCGCCGTCATGGCGGGCCGGCTCGCGGAGGCGCGTGCGATGTCGGGCGAGGTGCTGCGCGGCCTGCCGCGCACCGGCGACGCGCCGACGATCGCCGCGGAAGCGCTGCGCGTGAGCGCGCGCAGCTTCCACATCGAGGGGAACGCCGAGGCCGCGCTCGACTGTCTCGAGGCAGCGCTCGCCGTGTGCACCGCCTCGGGTGACGACGGCGGTGCCGGCCAGGCGCTGAACAACGCGGGCATCGTCCATCTGCAGCTCGGTCAGCTCGACGACGCCGAGCGGCTGTTCGGCGACGCGATGGCCCGCGCGCGCGTCGCGAACTCCGGCCGCGTGCGCGCGTTCGCGACCATGCACCTCGGCATCGTGTCGACGGTGCGCGGCGACCTGCAGCTCGCGCTCTCTCACTATCAGAGCGCGCTCGCCGAGTACCGCGCCGCGGGGCTCGTGCGCGACGTGGCCGCGACGCTGAACAACATGGGTATGCTGCACGTCGACCTCGGCCAGTGGGCCGAGGCCGAGCGCGTGTACGCGGAAGCGTCGAGCATCATCACCGGCATCGGCGACCTCGACGCGCTCGCGCTGATGCACGTGAACCTCGCCGAGATGTGGGTCGCGCGCGGCGACACCCAGAACGCGCGCAAGGCCGTCGAGTCGGCGATGGACGTCTGCGGCCGCACCACGCACTCCGCCGGCATCGGCGACGCGCACAAGATGTTCGGCGTCGTCGCGCGCGAGCAGGGCGCGTACGCGGAGGCCGAGCAGCATCTCGACCGCGCGCGCGAGAACGCGGAGTCGCGCGGCGACCTGCTGCTGAAGGCCGAGACGGCGCGCGAGCAGGCGGAGCTCTTCCGTCGCCAGGGTCGCAACGCCGACACCCTGAAGGCGCTCAACTCCGCGCACAAGCTGTTCGAGGCGCTGCGCGCGCGACGCGACCTCGCCGACATCGGCCGCCGCGTCGGCCGCATCGAGGACGAGTTCGTCGAGGTCGCGCGCCGCTGGGGTGAGTCCATCGAGGCGAAGGACCGGTACACCCAGGGTCACTGCAAGCGCGTCGCGGATCTGTCGTGCATGATCGCCGAGGAGGCGGGGCTCGACGAGCA
This DNA window, taken from Gemmatirosa kalamazoonensis, encodes the following:
- a CDS encoding enoyl-CoA hydratase/isomerase family protein, whose product is MTVPPASPLHALPAYGRVVVDVHDGVATVRFGHPKGNSLPAALLRDLAERVADAGRQRDVRVIVLRSDGPGPFCAGASFDELTAIADADAGKEFFLGFARVILAMLRCPQFVVAAVHGKVAGGGVGLVAASDYSVAVTTAACKLSELAVGIGPFVVGPVIERKIGLAAFQGMAVDADWRDARWAHTHGLYTQLAETPMELEERVQVLAARLAASNPEAMALIKRAAWSGTDDWDELLARRAEMSGRLVLSDFTRNAIAKFKNR
- a CDS encoding peptide ABC transporter substrate-binding protein; the encoded protein is MSTSILRSPSRRARLSMSAAALLALAACGRDRPASGAGSGSGAGDVGGTLVIATAGDADILLPPLVASLQAAQITSQLFDRLAEIDSTMNTVGDAAFAPRLAKSWTWSGDSLSVRFALDPRARWHDGTPVRAADVKFSYEVYADPATGSPATELLQNVASVDAPDSLTAVVHFKSRRPEQFFDFVYNVYVLPQHLLGGTPHAALRTTPFARQPVGTGRFRFVRWEPNQRIEIVADTTNWRGRPKLDRVIWSFAPDPAAATAKLLSGEADLWEMLRGDAIGQVASKASLRAMPYASLDVGFLLFNVRGGMFADRALRRALAESIDREGLVRSALDTLAYVATGPAPRALDGKPHGAITHDLAAAARTLDSLGWRMGPDSVRAKSGKPLAFGLMVPTTSQVRIRLAVLLQEQLKQIGAKVTIEQLEPNAMMQRLGTHKFDAMLHAWHADPSPSTVRQSWGSAAANAPGSPNVAGYASRAFDALIDSAALAFDPAQQKQLYARAYDTLTDDAPAVWIYELRNFAGVHRRVRPAGVRADAWWAALGDWSIPAGERIARDKIGLRTASAR
- a CDS encoding HD domain-containing phosphohydrolase; the protein is MTRPLSSDPVFGKPLAAAPVRRTPEELLDAARSAVMAGRLAEARAMSGEVLRGLPRTGDAPTIAAEALRVSARSFHIEGNAEAALDCLEAALAVCTASGDDGGAGQALNNAGIVHLQLGQLDDAERLFGDAMARARVANSGRVRAFATMHLGIVSTVRGDLQLALSHYQSALAEYRAAGLVRDVAATLNNMGMLHVDLGQWAEAERVYAEASSIITGIGDLDALALMHVNLAEMWVARGDTQNARKAVESAMDVCGRTTHSAGIGDAHKMFGVVAREQGAYAEAEQHLDRARENAESRGDLLLKAETAREQAELFRRQGRNADTLKALNSAHKLFEALRARRDLADIGRRVGRIEDEFVEVARRWGESIEAKDRYTQGHCKRVADLSCMIAEEAGLDEQSLFWFRIGALLHDVGKLVIPEEVLNKPGKLSDEEWALMRSHTVAGVDMLSGIEFPWDVRPIVLSHHERWDGKGYPNGLQGEDIPFVARILCVADVYDALTSVRSYKRALSHDEAMAILRKDIGTAFDPAVFEKFEKVAPAWAPRTAEMQRLAAAELMAGPDALPLPPGHDPLTRLPLAPLVHAECGRLLSSRGAAIRTVAVLVVTIDAADALARRQSAGAAPTTLDELRRRVADALCRNTRGGDFVGRLADDEFAVLLPDTQPSEARGAADRLRDAATGVLAAPRPTTRSTHVRIGVAVAPGQGRTADTLFAAARESAAQAAATSGMYAAIDSAA